The following coding sequences lie in one Oceanicola sp. 502str15 genomic window:
- a CDS encoding NADP-dependent isocitrate dehydrogenase encodes MADSNTPDIIYTKVDEAPELASASLLPIIQRFAKAAGITVGTKDISLAGRVLATFPEYLGEDQRIADDLAELGELVKTPSANVIKLPNISASVPQLAAVVKELQSKGFAVPNYPENPTTDEDKAVRAKFDAIKGSAVNPVLREGNSDRRAAQAVKNYAQANPHRMGEWTAESKTRVASMPGNDFFSNEVSTTLDNAATARIVLETASGETVLKEGLSYPAGTVVDAAFMSADALDAFLADEIEKTKAEGVLFSLHMKATMMKVSDPIIFGHAVKAWLAPVFEQYGDKLKALGVNPNGGLGSLLDKVKGDAEITAAIEKITAERPPMYMVNSDKGITNLHVPSDVIIDASMPALIRAGGKGWGPDGKEHDTVCVIPDNSYAPVYDETIKFFKENGKLNPATAGTVQNLGLMAQKAQEYGSHPTTFEIPEEGTVKMVLEDGTVLHSHSVKKGDIWRSASARKAPIEDWVNLAIARQKATGYRSIFWLDEKRGHDAELIAYVKPILEAAGVADKFEIMAPREATRASLETITKGENTIAITGNVLRDYLTDLFPILELATSAKMLSIVKLMQGGGLFETGAGGSAPKHVQQLQEENHLRWDSLGEFCALGESFRFLSEAKNNPKAKVLGDAVDAATQGILDNNRSPSRKVGEPDNRDSHYWFARYWAEALAAQDEDAELAAEFAPLAKALADGETAITGELAAAQGKPADTGGYFVADPAKLDKVMRPSATLNAIIG; translated from the coding sequence ATGGCCGATAGCAACACGCCCGACATCATCTACACCAAGGTCGACGAGGCTCCGGAACTGGCCAGCGCCTCGCTCCTGCCGATCATCCAGCGCTTCGCCAAGGCGGCGGGCATCACCGTTGGCACCAAGGACATTTCTCTGGCCGGGCGCGTTCTGGCCACCTTCCCCGAGTATCTCGGCGAAGATCAGCGCATCGCCGACGACCTCGCCGAATTGGGCGAACTGGTGAAGACGCCCTCCGCCAACGTCATCAAGCTGCCCAACATCTCGGCCTCTGTCCCCCAGTTGGCGGCGGTCGTAAAAGAGTTGCAGTCCAAGGGCTTCGCTGTTCCCAACTACCCCGAGAACCCCACCACCGACGAAGACAAGGCCGTGCGCGCCAAGTTCGACGCGATCAAGGGCTCTGCGGTGAACCCGGTCCTGCGCGAAGGCAACTCCGACCGCCGCGCCGCACAGGCCGTCAAGAACTACGCCCAGGCCAACCCGCACCGCATGGGCGAGTGGACAGCCGAGAGCAAGACACGAGTCGCCTCGATGCCCGGCAACGACTTCTTCTCAAACGAGGTCTCGACCACGCTCGACAACGCCGCGACCGCCAGGATCGTGCTTGAAACCGCATCCGGCGAGACCGTGCTGAAAGAGGGTCTCAGCTACCCCGCCGGCACCGTGGTGGATGCCGCCTTCATGTCCGCCGACGCGCTCGATGCCTTCCTGGCCGACGAGATCGAAAAGACCAAGGCCGAGGGCGTGCTGTTCTCGCTGCACATGAAGGCCACCATGATGAAGGTCTCCGACCCGATCATCTTCGGCCACGCGGTTAAGGCCTGGCTCGCGCCGGTCTTCGAGCAGTACGGCGACAAGCTGAAGGCGCTGGGCGTCAACCCCAACGGCGGTCTCGGCTCTCTGCTCGACAAGGTGAAGGGCGACGCCGAAATCACCGCCGCGATCGAGAAAATCACCGCCGAGCGTCCGCCGATGTACATGGTGAACTCCGACAAGGGCATCACCAACCTGCACGTGCCCTCCGACGTGATCATCGACGCCTCCATGCCCGCGCTGATCCGCGCTGGTGGCAAGGGCTGGGGGCCGGATGGCAAGGAGCATGACACCGTCTGCGTCATCCCCGACAACAGCTATGCGCCGGTCTATGACGAGACCATCAAGTTCTTCAAAGAGAACGGCAAGCTGAACCCCGCCACCGCCGGCACCGTGCAGAACCTCGGCCTGATGGCCCAGAAGGCTCAGGAATACGGCTCGCACCCCACCACATTCGAGATCCCCGAGGAGGGCACCGTGAAGATGGTGCTGGAAGACGGCACCGTGCTGCATTCGCACAGCGTGAAGAAGGGCGACATCTGGCGTTCGGCTTCGGCCCGCAAGGCCCCGATCGAAGACTGGGTCAACCTCGCCATCGCCCGCCAGAAGGCCACCGGCTACCGCTCCATCTTCTGGCTCGATGAAAAGCGCGGCCACGATGCGGAGCTGATCGCCTACGTCAAACCCATCCTCGAAGCGGCTGGCGTTGCGGATAAATTCGAGATCATGGCCCCGCGCGAGGCAACCCGCGCCAGCCTCGAGACGATCACCAAGGGCGAGAACACCATTGCCATCACCGGCAACGTTCTGCGCGACTACCTGACCGATCTCTTCCCGATCCTCGAGCTTGCGACCTCGGCCAAGATGCTCTCCATCGTCAAGCTGATGCAGGGCGGCGGGCTGTTCGAAACCGGCGCCGGCGGCTCGGCCCCGAAGCACGTGCAGCAGTTGCAGGAAGAGAACCACCTGCGCTGGGACAGCCTTGGCGAGTTCTGTGCCCTCGGTGAAAGCTTCCGCTTCCTCTCCGAGGCAAAGAACAACCCCAAGGCCAAGGTGCTGGGCGATGCCGTGGATGCTGCCACGCAGGGCATTCTCGACAACAACCGCTCTCCCTCCCGCAAGGTGGGTGAGCCCGACAACCGCGACAGCCACTACTGGTTCGCCCGATATTGGGCCGAGGCCCTAGCCGCGCAGGACGAAGATGCCGAGCTGGCCGCCGAGTTCGCCCCCCTCGCCAAGGCACTTGCCGATGGCGAGACCGCGATCACCGGCGAACTGGCCGCAGCGCAGGGCAAACCGGCCGATACGGGTGGTTACTTCGTGGCTGACCCGGCCAAACTGGACAAGGTTATGCGCCCGAGCGCCACGCTCAACGCCATCATCGGCTGA
- a CDS encoding DUF2235 domain-containing protein: MKRIAIFCDGTWNTPDATHPTNVFHLHRITRRTAEDGTTQILKYIPGVGTGFGKTGWRKKLDRITGGVFGVGVTRNILEGYTFLIEQYEPGDEIYVFGFSRGAFTARSLVGLIRASGLPRHTEAWKAGEALKRYRDNDPSTKPSSEESHAFRFGYSPDVVTSQKEADWREAQGHPPVPMLTVTYLGIWDTVGALGIPGYYKTLSRIFNQSQGFHDTQLTGMVMAARHAVSIDERRKAFPPTLWGNLGDLNRENPDRKRSYQQLWFAGDHGSVGGGGDIAGLSNITLGWVVEGAREQGLEFDGTQLQVFAAEANALEPSLFNQSGPPGFATRMLRRRVLDRVGRMEVPDPATGEMRKVPIGPDYYWDISPPAKERYLALSDYRPPALRPFDADLTRPDT, translated from the coding sequence ATGAAACGCATCGCGATTTTCTGCGATGGCACCTGGAACACACCGGATGCCACGCACCCCACCAACGTCTTCCATCTCCACCGCATCACCCGGCGCACGGCGGAAGACGGGACCACCCAGATCCTCAAGTACATTCCGGGCGTGGGCACCGGCTTTGGCAAGACCGGCTGGCGCAAGAAGCTCGATCGCATCACCGGCGGCGTCTTCGGCGTGGGCGTCACCCGCAACATCCTCGAGGGCTACACCTTCCTGATCGAACAATATGAGCCGGGAGACGAAATCTATGTCTTCGGGTTTTCCCGCGGCGCCTTCACGGCCCGCTCGCTGGTGGGGCTGATCCGGGCCTCCGGCCTGCCGCGGCACACCGAGGCGTGGAAGGCGGGCGAGGCGCTGAAGCGCTACCGCGACAACGACCCGAGCACCAAGCCCTCGAGCGAGGAAAGCCACGCATTTCGCTTCGGCTATTCGCCCGATGTGGTCACGTCGCAGAAGGAGGCCGATTGGCGCGAGGCGCAGGGCCATCCGCCGGTGCCGATGCTCACGGTCACCTACCTCGGCATCTGGGACACGGTCGGGGCGCTCGGCATACCGGGCTACTACAAGACCCTGTCGCGCATCTTCAACCAGAGCCAGGGCTTTCATGACACCCAGCTCACCGGCATGGTCATGGCCGCTCGCCACGCGGTCTCGATCGACGAGCGGCGCAAGGCCTTTCCGCCGACGCTTTGGGGCAACCTCGGCGATCTGAACCGCGAGAACCCGGACCGAAAGCGCAGCTATCAGCAGCTCTGGTTTGCCGGCGATCATGGCTCGGTGGGCGGGGGCGGCGATATTGCCGGGCTGAGCAACATCACCCTCGGATGGGTGGTGGAGGGCGCGCGCGAGCAGGGGCTAGAGTTTGACGGCACCCAGCTTCAGGTGTTTGCGGCAGAGGCAAACGCGCTTGAGCCCTCTCTCTTCAACCAGTCCGGCCCGCCCGGGTTTGCCACCCGTATGCTGCGCCGACGGGTGCTCGACCGGGTCGGCCGGATGGAGGTGCCCGACCCGGCGACGGGCGAGATGCGCAAGGTGCCCATCGGGCCCGACTACTATTGGGATATCTCGCCGCCCGCGAAGGAGCGTTACCTCGCCCTGAGCGACTATCGCCCGCCCGCGCTGCGGCCTTTCGATGCCGACCTCACGCGGCCCGACACCTAG
- a CDS encoding methyltransferase domain-containing protein: MDAIREGRLMDTRDFATLEKREWDRADVAQAYARDFARAADMVVPRLVAGAGAVAGAKMLDLCCGHGNVSAGLVAAGAEVTGLDFSPAMLELARAAVPDALFHEGDAMAPDFADGSFDGVTIGFGMPHVPDPPRVLHEARRVLRRGGRVAFSVWCGPEVEGAFGYVFGAIARHGDPSVQLPPGPGANDYADPARAFPALEAAGFSGCTCEIVASSWVTRDPGTPFDYFREGTARGGALLRPQPEAQRAAIRADVVAQVLAHHGNGPEWIVPIPAAVISAVAT; encoded by the coding sequence GAAAAGCGCGAATGGGACCGGGCCGATGTGGCGCAGGCCTACGCGCGGGACTTTGCGCGCGCGGCAGACATGGTGGTGCCCCGGCTGGTGGCCGGTGCAGGGGCCGTGGCGGGCGCCAAGATGCTCGACTTATGCTGCGGCCATGGCAATGTGTCGGCCGGGCTGGTGGCCGCGGGGGCCGAGGTGACGGGCCTCGATTTCTCGCCCGCCATGCTGGAGCTGGCGCGCGCGGCCGTTCCGGACGCTCTCTTCCACGAGGGCGATGCCATGGCCCCAGATTTCGCGGACGGGAGCTTTGACGGGGTGACGATCGGCTTCGGGATGCCCCATGTCCCCGACCCGCCCCGCGTGCTGCACGAGGCGCGGCGGGTGTTGCGCCGCGGCGGGCGGGTTGCCTTCTCTGTCTGGTGCGGGCCCGAGGTGGAGGGGGCTTTCGGATATGTCTTCGGTGCCATCGCACGGCACGGCGACCCCTCGGTGCAGCTTCCACCCGGGCCGGGCGCAAATGACTACGCCGACCCTGCGCGGGCCTTTCCGGCGCTGGAAGCGGCAGGCTTCTCGGGCTGCACCTGCGAGATCGTTGCGTCGAGCTGGGTAACACGCGACCCCGGAACACCCTTCGACTATTTCCGCGAGGGCACAGCGCGAGGCGGGGCCTTGCTGCGCCCACAGCCCGAGGCACAGAGGGCGGCAATCCGCGCCGATGTGGTGGCGCAGGTCCTGGCGCACCATGGGAATGGCCCCGAGTGGATCGTGCCGATCCCGGCGGCGGTGATCTCGGCAGTGGCGACCTAG
- a CDS encoding ATP-binding cassette domain-containing protein, giving the protein MDSGLTLDRLEVMLGSTCLLGLSATIAPGEVLTLMGPSGVGKSALLAALTGTLTAPLAAAGEARLDGASITDLPAERRRLGILFQESLLFPHLSVAGNLAFALPPGPRAARRAAIAQALADVGLDGFGPRDPATLSGGEQARVALMRTLLAEPKALLLDEPFSRLDAARREEVRSLTFDHAEKRGLPVLMVTHDAEDARAAKGRVLEAQPGRIVGD; this is encoded by the coding sequence GTGGATAGCGGGCTGACCCTCGACAGGCTTGAAGTCATGCTGGGCAGCACCTGCTTGCTCGGCCTTTCGGCCACCATCGCCCCGGGCGAGGTGCTCACGCTCATGGGCCCCTCAGGCGTGGGCAAATCGGCCCTTCTGGCGGCCCTGACCGGCACGCTCACCGCGCCTCTTGCGGCAGCAGGCGAGGCGCGGCTCGATGGCGCCAGCATCACCGATCTGCCCGCCGAGCGCCGCCGCCTCGGCATCCTGTTTCAGGAGAGCCTGCTGTTTCCGCATCTCTCCGTCGCCGGAAACCTCGCCTTCGCCCTGCCGCCCGGCCCGCGTGCAGCCCGGCGCGCCGCAATCGCTCAGGCGCTTGCCGACGTCGGGCTCGATGGCTTCGGCCCGCGGGATCCGGCCACGCTCTCGGGCGGCGAGCAGGCGCGCGTGGCCCTCATGCGCACCCTGCTGGCCGAACCGAAGGCGCTTCTGCTCGACGAGCCCTTCTCCCGTCTCGACGCGGCCCGGCGCGAAGAGGTCCGCAGCCTCACCTTCGATCACGCCGAAAAGCGCGGCCTGCCGGTGCTGATGGTCACCCATGACGCCGAAGATGCCCGCGCCGCCAAGGGGCGGGTGCTGGAGGCACAGCCCGGGCGGATCGTGGGCGACTGA